TTCAGCTTTCTTTACATTTTTCTAAAACAGCAGATagcaaattaaacaaaatttataaattcaaattaaaGATAAAGAaccaagaaaaatacaataaaataatctaatttaacctaatataacaaaagatggttacaatataagaaaaaaaaagatttagatTCTTATACCCAAAATCATAGTTTTTTGCCATCAATACTACAGACCCACTCTAGACTTGGTAAAACAAAGTGGGAACTCTGTGTCTGTGTATACGACTTAAGACGGTTGACTCCAATCATTCCGTGTTAGACTGTTTGTCCTTATATTTTAAGtttgaaaaatgtcaaaacgAACAGAAATTCATTATaattacattaaaatagaaaagagaacCGATCAAgtaataattttatagtattGGACATTTATTCTTCAGGTCGGTTTGGAATAGTCTTATTGGGCCAGGTATATTCGAACCGGCTCTTatcagattcaatttttttgaatagAAGAGTTTTGGATCCATACATGCATATACCTGCAGAGTTTCGGTTCAGATTTTTTGGTGTTGGTCCTGTTCGGATTTTCGAGTCTGAATGAAACACCTAAACCTATCTCCACATGTTTGATACTAATTTTTGCATGAGATTTTCAACTTGTGCTTGGATCCACAGACGAAAAACATCCTAAGCAATAAGTAATGCTAATTTGTAGACTAAATGTATGCATCTTATAAATAAAGATTCTATATTTTTGTTGACTAATCTATAATCAATATTTTCAgattatatatacacaaaatatcatgaaaataatgattttaaaagaataaataatcaactcttttaatttaaaaataaatatcatttcaaactcttaaaatataaaatcgcGCGAAGCGCGGATTAACCCCTAGTATTCTGTATTTTGGTTGACGGATCTATAATCAGATTTCAATAATTTGCCTAATCTTGGTAGCCGTCTCCACTGTTTGATCTGTTTTCGGTCTTAATTGGTCTCCTAACAGTGTAGCATCTATATTCCTACGTAATTCGAGGTTTATTTAGAATCATTGACGAAAATAGCAAATAACTGAAATCAAAATCATGATCTCTACAGAACATGGAGACAGAAGAATATTTGAAAGATTCACCATTGGTGtctgtttcttcttttccttcAAAGACCAAAATATTCCAACTTGGAGGGTGTTTTCGTTTCCTGCATGCAAAACGTTTTGTATAATCTttaaaactttcaaatttgctttaacgaaaagtatttaaataaCAACTCCTCTCTTTTTAAAATAGACAAGTTAAGCATATATTTTTTCCGCGTAATAAAAAGTGACTGATCTCCGGCTATAAATAGCGGAGTAGAGAGCATCTCAGAACATATCAAgtaaaatttgtatttattttcaaGTATCATCGCTCTCTGATCAATACACTGTTTTTGAAATCACCTCCCAAGGTCCTTCTACAAACTATCATCAAAAACTCTTTGACTTGACTTTTCCAAAGCAAAGGAATTATATcaatgaatatttatatttcgaACGCATTAACGCCTGTATTTGGTAAagttttacaattttcttttcaaaattatttatttgttttttttgttctaggAACGAAAAGAAATGTCGACAGAGTCTTATGAAGATACCCTTGAAAGACTAGGAGAGCTTCTCAGGTACACACTTACTTTCGCAAAGCAACTGAGACATCTTGGACTTTGCGGGTTGTGGAATGATCGAAACCATAGATCACTGCCCCCAGATACTATACCTTGACCCATTATTCTTAGGGTAGAGATAAAAGTCTGTCATCTAAGTTGTGTGATTTGAAAAGGTGAATTAATGTGCAGTTGTAAATCGGATCTCGGGAAAGTGGCGGCCGCAAAGATTGAGAAGTTATTTGGTGAGCTAGAGGAACAAAAATCCAACAAGTCATCAGATGCCGTAGAAAGAATCCGATCCGGATTTATCCATTTCAAGACACACAAATATTTGTACGTTTTATTCCGAATTCCCTATACGGATCCGTCCATTTTAAACACATTCCAAATTCAAAAAAGACAAACAATTTAGCTCGTAATGTTCCAAGTCTTTCTACAACAATGGTTTATAGTGGTTTAATTTGACCGGTTTGACTAACTGAACCATTTTATACTACTTTTTCCCTGCACATAATAACTAGTTTCActctgtgacaaaaaaaaaactagtttcaCTTATTATTTTAATCTAGTTACCTGCAAAAGGGTATAAGACTGGAAAATAGGTTCTTTTAGTATAGATATTCTTAAATGTGTATTTGTTAAATAAAGCTGCTCATTATATGGTTGGATTCATCAATATCCAGGAAGAAGCCTTCGTTGTACAATGCACTTGCCAAGAGCCAGAGCCCCAAGGTTTTGATTTTGCCAATctcttttattcttttgttttcccTCGTTTGGTGGTTTCCGTTTCTTGCTTCACTTTCCTCTAATTAGCCAAAAGGCTATGAAATAGAAGAAATGATTAGACCAGTGAAGATAATGGTAACTTCATGGGAAAGCTGCTAAACGccattaaaaaaatacaaacccTAACATTAGTAAGGAGGGTTAACACTGcttgatatatattattttacacgTGTAATATTGTTTTGCAGTTTCTGGTGTTTGCTTGTTCGGATTCTCGAGTTAGCCCATCTCACATCTTGAACTTTCAACCTGGGGAAGCATTTGAAATTAGAAACATTGCAAACATGGTTCCAGTTTTTGACAAGGTTTTTTCATGTCATTTCAATTATCTTCACACCAACATCACAAGTCGTTATTAGTGGTTGAATAATACAAGCTTTTCTTTGGAAACTTGCAGACACAACACTCTGGTACTGGTGCGGCTATGGAATATCCAATTACAGAACTCAACGTACGTAATAATTAAGAGAAATTAATGGTCATGTTCGATAGAATTgcttcttaaatatattttattgtcttGCTCCTTTGATCGTACATGGTCGTCTATAAGATGCTTAGTGAAAACCTGATGTGACCTAGTTTTGACCCTAAGAGATATAATGTAATGTTTTATCATTATCAGGTGGAAAACATTCTGGTGATTGGTCACAGCCGTTGTGGTGGAATAGAGGCACTCATGTCTATTAAAGATGATGCAGCTCCCCATAAGAGGTAACCAATCTCAAACCGCtaatttaatcaaatatattcTAAGTACATGATATGAGACGGTTCCTTAGGCGATTGGTTCACTAACTTCATTTAAATTCTTTGAAATGGCAGCGTCTTCATAGAAAACTGGGTCAAGATCGGTACATCGGCAAAGAACAAGATTAAGCAAGAGTATGGAGACCTGAGCTTCCAAGAACAGTGCACCCATTGTGAAAAGGTAtgtataagaaataaaaatacacaaTATTTTCCTCTGTTTCCTGTCTGGGTTGGGTTTGCAACTGAGATTTCTTTGGGCTTTAAGGAAGCGGTGAACGTTACATTGGGGAATCTGTTGTCTTACCCATTCGTGAGAGAAAGAGTGGAGAAGGGTAAGCTCGCCCTAAGAGGGGCTCACTATGATTTCGTTAAGGGAACGTTTGAACTTTGGGAACTCGACGTCAAGATCACCCCTGCCTTTGCCTTTTCTTAATATAATTCCTAACCCTActtacatttattttatgttgCTTCCAAGTGTGTTCTTACCATGTAATTGCTTCTGTTTCTTGTTTATGTctattgtttatgtttatgtgtgAAAAGAAATGAATAAGCTATAAAAAGCATTATTTTAGTTTCCGGCTTCATTTGAGTTTATAACTCCAGTTGCACACACTCTACAACGAGTTATTATCCGATGAATCAATCAACAATCATCAACTCTACCACTTAGATTACAAATGAAAAACacctgaaataaaaaaaaagatattgagagctttattttttgaaaagtttttaaGACAATAAAGAAAAGTTGTTCTTTAACCTTTGTGTTTCTAAAGATTTGTATTGATATTAGTGTTTAAGTTAAAGATTCTATCTTGgcgataataaaaaaatcacgTAAGCAAGATAACAGACATGAATAGAGCTCACCATGCACAAAGACTTTGGATCTGCATCTATCCAATTTCCGATGATGACATCGACAAACAACACAGTTTGGTCAATAAGAATGAAGGTTTTGCTACGTGTTCATGAATTTTTGGAAGCAATCGAACATGGTTCGgatgatcaaaagaaaaacaatgtgGAGAAAACTCTTTTATTCCAATCCATTCGTGAGAACTATATTTTCCAAGTGAGAGAATAAACCACATTAAAAGAGATATGAGAGGCCATTAAGTCATGATACCTTTGAGATGATCGTGTATAAGAGGAAAAACTTCAGACGTTGATGTCAGAGTTTGATAGGTTGAAGATAAATGATAATGATTCGGTCAATGATTTTTCGGGAAATACATCAGGTTTATCATACAAGACAGCCTCGTTGagagaaaatgtaaaaaatccaaaaatgaaGAAATTCTTGATCGGACTCCCGAGATACAAGTTTATCCAGATCATATCATCTCTTGAGCCCCAACACCTAAAAAGCTTGTATCCTAGACCTAGCCTATCAACTCCCAAAAGCCAGAACCAAGCCTTTTAAATTCCTTAATTACATTACAAAGCATCCGAGTTTCGCTCAGGTTGTTTATGACGGTTGGTTGCGTGCTGGAAGTGAGAGTCAAAGCCTTGCCCATTTGTGCTGGAAGCTGAAATTGATAAAGAGTGACTTAAAACATCTAAATAGAGAgaatttttctaaaattcaaGAGAGAGTTTCTGAAACTTATTGTTTGCTTCaacttgtgcatgtacaagctCTCCAAAACCCTACCCCAGCCACATTCCAAGCAGAGAGAGATTTGCACCAGAAATGGTTATTCCTAATAGACATTGAAGAATGCTATTTCAGAAAGAAGTCTCGGATAAACTGGTTAACATAAGGGGACATGAACACTACCTTCTTTCATCGGATGTGTCAGGTTCGAGCTAACTACAATGCCATAAGGAGCTTTATGACGTGCACTGGTGATTGGATTACAGACCCGCTTGCTATAAGTGATCACGCCGTCACTCACTTCCAGTCTGTGCTTGGACCCCCACCTTACTGCTTGTTTGGGATTTTCACCCCTGCTAGCTGGTTCATGGAGACTTGTAGCTACCGATGCTCTGCTCAGATTGCTCAACAGATGAGAGCTATGCCAACCCCTAAGGAGATCAAACGAACTATGTTTAAATTAGACCCCATTAAAGCTCCAAGGCCTGATGGTCTTACCTCGGGATTTTTCAAGGCAGCTTGGAGTGTCTTGGGGATGAAGTCGTGAACTCCATAACTAACTTCTTTTCCTCTGCGTTCCTGCCCTCTTCTCTAAATGCTACCATTCTGTCGCTGGTTCCGAAATTCTCAGGAGCTTCTCAGATCACTCAGTTTCGCCCCATATACTGCCTCAATACTCTATATAAAGTCATCTCTCGCATCTTGGTTAAGCGTCTGAAACTCTGCTTGCCTTACCTGATTCTCCCCTGTCAAACAGTGTTCGTTAAAGATAGGCTGCTAGTGGAAAACACGGTTCTTGCAAGTGAATTGATAAATGGCTATCACAAGAACAAGAAGCCTAAGAAGATTACCATTAAGGTAGACATTGCAAAGGCGTTTGACACCCTCTTGTGGGAGTTTATGTTTGCTACTCTTGATGCCTTGCAGATTCCCGACCAGTTTGTTGCTTGGCTGAAGGCCTGTATCTGCACAACAAGTTTTATGGTGGGTTATAATGGTACTGTCAACGGCTATTTCAAAGGATCAAGAGGACTAAGACAAGGGGACCCTCTCTCACCTTACTTATTTGTTATAGCAATGAACTATCTCTCCCATCTTCTTAACAGGGCCGCGGTGGAGAATAAGCTCAAATATCACTCTCAGTGCAAGTCCACAAAGCTCACCTATCTCTCCTTTGCAGACGATCTTCTGATTTTCATTGATGGCTCTCTGGAATCAGTGCAACAGGTTCTCTCAGTGCTTCGAGAGTTTGAACTTCGGTCTGGGTTGAAAGTTAGCATGGAGAAAAGCAGTTTCTTTGCATTTGGTCTAGAAGATCAAGAGCTCCAAACTATTCAAGCAAGTACGGGAATGTGAATGGGGACTTTACCTGTCAGATATCTTGGAGTACTGCTGAACTCTAGGAAAATGAACCTCACTAACTGCGAGCCACTACTGCAACAAATAAAAGCAAGGTTCCCTTCCTGGTCAGTAAAAACTCTATCATTTGTGGGAAGACATTTGCTAATAAAAACTGTGATATCGGGTATTACCACATTCTAGTGCTCCTCCTTTATTTTACCGAAGGCGTGTATAGGCAAGGATAACTCTATGTGTAGTGTGTTTCTTTGGAAAGAAGATGTGAGAGCAGGAACACAGAGAGAGTCTCTTGGGATGTTGTCACCAAACCGAAATGTCAAGGAGGCTTAGGAGTTAAAAACCTATCTGTCTAAAATAGGGCTTGCTGTCTGCGATTGATCTGGTTACTTTTCTTCAGGAGTGGTTCTGTTTGGGTTGCTTGGTTCAAGGAGGTTGTTCTCAAAGGCTCGCTTAGCAACTACTGGACAACGAAGTCTAACCCCTCCTTCTCTTGGCTGGCCAATAAACTCTTAAAGCTGCGATCAATAGTTTATCCCATTATCAATATGAGAGTTCAAAGTGGCCAATCAGCACGGTTTTGGTTTGATAATTGGACCCCCTTCGAGAGTTTAAATGTGTACCTTAATGGTCCTCTATCAGGATTGGGTATCCGGCTAAAGAAACTGTGTCCTCTATCTGCATAAATGGAAAATGGCAGCTTCCCCCTGCAAGATCAGAAGCACAACTTCAACTACAAGGCTACCTCACTACTGTGGAGCTATATGGAGAAAATGACTACTATGAGTGGGAGATGAATAGAAAAATTGCTGAGAAATACTCAACAAGCGAAGTCTATACATAGCTCAGTGTAGATGCACCTCAGGTTCGGTGGGAAACTTTGATCTGGATTAAGAGAGGGATACTGAGGCACTGCTTTCATGCTTGGTTAGTAATTCAGGATCAGCTATCTACTCGCGATCGACTGATACGATGGGGTCTCCAAACTGATCATCTTTGTCTGCTTTGTAACAATCAAAGCGAATCTCGTAACCATCTCTTCCAGGAATGTGATTATAGTTATGATCTATGGACCTCAATTGCAGGGAGGTTACATGCAACCGAGGTGTACCTGGGATGAAACGCTGACCCAGCTCATGTCCCTTCCTGCTTCAAACTCTCAAACTGCTCTTGCTCTCCTCGCCTGGCAGGCGATGATCTATGCGCTGTGGATTGAAAGGAACTCGAGGCTCCACTCCAACACATTCAAGTCGGTGGATACTCTCTTTGTCACTCTGGATAGACAGATTAGGAACAAGACACATAGTTTCAGACATGCAAACCCTCGATCCTCATCTCAGATGCTTCAAAACTAGCTGCGATTTGCTTGATTTCACTCGTGAATTGGAAGGGGATTTTGCTAACTAAACCAGTCACGGGGTCTCTTTAGGTTTCAACTAGGTTCTCTAACTATGGGTTTCTGTTATGATGTTATGTAATGGGCAAGGCCCGCTAACTATAGGCTATGGGCTTataactctttttctttttttttagctaTTTAATATGAAagctttttttcaaaaataaaaatcttcacTGATATAATCTGTGTGCGTGTGAACGAAATGATGAGAAAATtcattaacaaaagaaaaaaaaagcatcgAAATGAAAAACCGTGAGTTTCCTTTGTTTTAGAATTGGGTATAATAATGTAACTGCCCTCtactaacaattcaatttaatcATTGTAAACGTGGTTGCAAATTCTTAGCCAAAAAACATGCTTGTAAATTAAGATCTATGTGGTAACATGTAAGAGGTAACAAGAgcaatacaattttttttatcaattctATTACTGTTATTGAAAACAGAAGCATCTATAGATCTAAATCTCTACACATCATCTAGACATGTATCAGCTCCATCCAATGCAGCAGAATTAATTTCATGTTCATCCCCGCACCATCACCAGAATCTAAATTCTCAAAAGCTTCCTTGAGGTTTCCAATCGTGCTCTTGTATTCATCTATGCATGATCTATAAGCTAACTTTGATTGTGGGTCAACTCGTCCATCGATAATATATTGGAGTCTTTTGAGTGTTTGTGTGACTATTGCTTGTGTTGCATCAAGTGTGGTTTTTGCCAAGGCTTAAAGTTTATGAGATGCGAATTTTAAATTTAGGAAGTTAAGACAGAAAGAATCCAAAGTTTTGTCACAGATTGTGCTCATCTCTGAACTAGTGATTGCGTACGAGGAACTGAGGAACATAAGCAACAtgagagaatacaagaatgcagtGCTTCTTAGATTCACAACCATTCTTTAGTTTCTCTGCTTTTTGCGTTTTTCAAGTTTATGGTAAAAAACAATATCTGAAACAATTGAATATTTATATAGAGAAATTATCGTCCAACGCATTAGTCAAAACATAATCAAGGATAGTTGTTGATTTGAGCAATGCAAAAATGTTTGTCATTGTTAAAAGAACTACAAATCAACACAGTAATAACACAATATCTCTCCAAGGATTGACACCTAAGCATTTCAAAAGCCTGTGAGAGTGTCATGTCAATTAAtgaaaaaagtttgaaaaaccAATCAAAACGTTATATACTTCCATGTCAATATACAACTAAGAAATTGTTTTTCATCTCTATTGTGTTTACAGCTTTGCTCTTTGTTCATTGTTCATATCAACCATGGAAAATCACTCGACACATGTGTGAGGTTTTGAAAAAACAGAGTGATAATCAGATgggctctctctctctgtttctaaaGAATAACGAGTCTCCAGTGTTGCCCTGGTCTTTAGGAGATTCTCACGTTTATTGAGTCAATAAAAATTTCCTAGTTTATATGAAACTACATCTATTTGTTGAGCTTATTTCGATTATTGTTGTTATCTGATTTTTCTACTTAAGCTTTTTAATGCTCTTTGACGGCAATAAGAAGAAACAGTTTCAATATTATATTCTTGATATTTGTTTCTTACAAGTAGTATCTGAGTTTGTATACTAATCTATTGCCAGCCAGAGTTAGAGAAAACACAATGAGTGAAAAGGAGTCATCGTTGAGCATACCGAAGTTTGATGGGGATTATGAGCATTTGGGCTATGCTCATGGAGAAATTGTTGAGATCCAAGGAGTTGTGGGATATCATTGAAACTAGAGTAGTGACGATGGAGAGGAATATGATACTAATGGGGCAGCAGCGGACTGAGCTTGCCGAGCAGAAGCTGAAGgatggaaaataaataattatttatttgctTCCATTAACAAAATATCCTGAAGACTATTCCGAAGATGGAGAGTTCGAGAGATATCTGGGAGTTCATGAAGGAAAAGTATCAAGGGAACAAGCGTGTTCAGAGTGCTCAGGAGAAATTTCGAGATACTTGAAATGAGGGAAGGTGATACAGTTATGGACTACTTTGGAAGAGTAATGGTCGTGGCTGACGACATGAGAAATCTTGGAAAAGATATGCCGTATGACAAAGTAGTAGAGAAGGTACTACGTACGCTGGTTAAGAAGTTCACGTATGTGGTCTCTGCCATAAAAGAGTCGAACGATATCAAGGAGCTTAAAGTGGATGAATTTCAAAGTTCTTTGCTTGTTCATGAGCAGAATCTCAGTAAGCATGAAGGTGAAGAACATGATTTGAAGATGCAGGGTGAGAGAGATTGAAGTGGACAATTTCAAGGCAGAGGAGGATTCTATTAACGCCGTGGAAGAAGAGGATACAAAGGAGGTAGAGGTGGACGTGGTAATGGAAGTTTCAGCCGAAGTAACATAGAGTGCTTCAAGTCTCATAAAATGGGTCACTTTAAGAATGAATGTTCAGTTTCAAGGACGAGGAGAATCCTATTAAAGCCGTGAAAGAAGAGGATACATAGAAGGTGGAGGTGGATGTGGTAATAAAAATTCCAACCAAAGCAACATAGAGTGCTTCAAGTGTCATAAGATGAGTCACTTTAAGAATGAATGTCCAATCTGGGAGAGAGGAGCCAATTACGCTAAGTTAGAGGAAGATGTGTTGCTGATGGCACATATAGCGGAAGAAACAGAAAACATGTGGTACCTAGACTCATGCTGCAGTAATCACATGTGTGGGACAAAGTGGTGGTTTTCTGAATTCGATGGAAGCTTTCGCCAACAAGTGAAGTTAGGAGACAACATAAGGATGCAAGTTGAAGGAAATGGGATCTTGATGATGGAGATAATCAGGACTACACAAGTAATATCATCTCTTTACTTTGTGCTAGGACTGCGAAACAACTTATTGACCGTTGGGCAGTTGCAACAAATGGGTCTAAAGATCGTGATAGAAGATTACGAGTGCAGAATCTGGCACAAAGAGCAGAAACGTGTGATCATGCAATCAAAGATGTTTATCAACAGGATGTTTGTGATCTGAGCAATCATCAGAGGACCAAGATATGGTTTGGAGGCGAATCAAGTCAGTGATGAAACCAATGAAGAAATCTGGAATAAGAGATTTGGACACTTGAGTCTCAACAGTTTGGCAACTCTTGTGGACAAAGAGATAGTTATTGGCTTGCCAAAGATCACGACAACAGGAGAGGTATGTGAAATATGCATGAAAGGAAGGAAGATCAGAGCCAATACTTAACTGCAGCTCTACACTGGTAAGATGGAGCAAGCACTAACCGGTGGTGGACCATCTAAGGGTATTTGGTTGTACGGAATATGCACGTATACCATATGAGAGAAGAACGAATCTAGATGAGAAGAGCATTCCTTGTGTTATGTTTGAAGTAAGCAAGGAGTCTAAGGCGTATACTATATGATAAATCATGTACACAAGAGGATTATAATAAGTAAAGATGTGCAGTTTGATGAAGCTAGAAGTTGGGATCGGGAAGAGAAGATTGAGGACACAATAATGTTGGAGGATGCAGGAGATACATAAAACGTTAGGGAGTCTGGAGGAATGCATGTCTCTCAAGATACCAATGTTACTGATgaggaaggagaagaggaaGTAACAAACGATGAAGTAGGAGTTGAGAATACATAAGAGCAGTCTGGTGCGAGTAGGAGTGCAATCAGAACTGGAAAAATGTGCAAAAACCATCATGGATGAAGGAATATGTGTGTGAGGGACTCAGCATGATAGtagagcaagaagaagatgagattaTGGCTCTGGTGGTTGCGGTTGAAGATCCAGAAACCTTTGAAAAATCCGCAAAGTATGAGAAGTGGAGGAAGGCTATAGAGGCTGAGATGAA
The Raphanus sativus cultivar WK10039 chromosome 1, ASM80110v3, whole genome shotgun sequence DNA segment above includes these coding regions:
- the LOC108852548 gene encoding beta carbonic anhydrase 3, translating into MSTESYEDTLERLGELLSCKSDLGKVAAAKIEKLFGELEEQKSNKSSDAVERIRSGFIHFKTHKYLKKPSLYNALAKSQSPKFLVFACSDSRVSPSHILNFQPGEAFEIRNIANMVPVFDKTQHSGTGAAMEYPITELNVENILVIGHSRCGGIEALMSIKDDAAPHKSVFIENWVKIGTSAKNKIKQEYGDLSFQEQCTHCEKEAVNVTLGNLLSYPFVRERVEKGKLALRGAHYDFVKGTFELWELDVKITPAFAFS